The following coding sequences are from one Ooceraea biroi isolate clonal line C1 chromosome 5, Obir_v5.4, whole genome shotgun sequence window:
- the LOC105284910 gene encoding serine/threonine-protein phosphatase 6 regulatory ankyrin repeat subunit A isoform X2, translating to MKEQEFEDEPPLLQAVFFGNVEKVRTLLSQQEDINWTDKEQRSLLHAAAYRGDIAVVETLLLHGATVNSKDKKWLTPLHIACGAGNYNIVDVLLKYKADANARDRNWQTPLHVAAANNSLQCVDLLIPHLLNINVTDRSGKTCLHHAAYNGHLEMVEWLTQFGCVVNASDKKDRRALHFAAYKGHEEVVKALIAKGAEVDVKDRDLYTPLHAAAASGYTECIHVLIEAGAYAEAMNVYGSTALHIACLNGHPGSVLELIARGVNIEAINYRGQTALHVAAASTQGVHCFDILIRAGLKINVYSEDGRTPLHMTAIHGRFTRSKTLLDVGAFPDAKDKNGNTALHIAAWYGYECLVTTLLEYSASPATRNAQQRTPLHLSCLAGHIEVCRKLLQVDSKRIDARDIGGRTALHLAAFKGSVDCLDLLLSNGANFRLADNDNRLALHHAASQGHYPCVFTLVGFGSDSNAQDVNGATPLHLAAAASNSNALCVQYLLQHRADPRLRDKRGFTAIHYAVAGGNQAALEALLNASSPGNQTASVGSSAGQEQPLPALTPIHLAAYHGHSEILRLLLPLFPNTNIQEDSGKTPLDLAAYEGHKQCIELLLQAGALVSVQDSVTKRTPIHCAAAMGHADCLALLLQNADDPDVVNCYDAKQRTALALAVANNHSECAILLLKHKADCNLPDINKHTPLFRTVINERDNQLVKLLLKYGARVAVQDVNGKTPLHLAAACGRLYALAALVKADPTAAALKDDQGCTVLHWACYNGNSNCVEYLLNCNVFDSLEGSPFSAVHCAVYQGSAHCLELLINKYGGQAVAAPKDSSCGLLPLHVAASAGSVECARLILSSVGPELAGLETPDYFGRTPLLCAAVNGQSSAIELLLEWKANVRAVDSSKNTALHLACQRRHSAAAALLLSWIESLGSSDNDKGTSQQQQQQQSQQQQRTAIINMTNKQQRTPLHLAARNGLVTITRRLLQLGASVVAVDADGLTPALACAPNPAVAKCLATILAAHGM from the exons ATGAAGGAACAGGAATTCGAAGATGAG CCTCCTTTGTTACAAGCTGTATTCTTTGGAAATGTGGAGAAAGTTCGTACATTATTGTCACAACAGGAAGATATTAATTGGACAGACAAGGAGCAGCGTTCTCTCTTACATGCGGCAGCGTACAG AGGAGATATCGCCGTTGTCGAGACGCTCTTGTTGCATGGTGCAACAGTTAAtagtaaagataaaaaatggtTAACACCTTTGCACATAGCTTGTGGGGCAggcaattataatatagtagATGTCTTGTTGAAGTACAAGGCGGACGCGAATGCTCGAGATCGTAATTGGCAAACGCCGCTACACGTAGCGGCGGCGAATAATTCTCTACAATGCGTGGATCTTCTGATACcgcatttattaaatatcaatgtCACAGACAG GAGTGGTAAAACGTGTCTCCATCATGCTGCATACAACGGGCATCTCGAAATGGTCGAATGGCTAACGCAATTCGGTTGTGTCGTAAATGCTTCCGATAAGAAGGACCGAAGGGCTTTACATTTTGCGGCGTACAAAGGCCACGAGGAGGTTGTGAAAGCATTAATAGCCAAGGGCGCCGAGGTGGATGTTAAA GACCGAGATCTATATACTCCATTACATGCAGCAGCCGCTTCTGGTTATACAGAATGTATACATGTTTTGATCGAAGCTGGCGCGTACGCCGAGGCCATGAACGTGTACGGAAGCACGGCACTGCATATCGCCTGTTTGAATGGACATCCCGGTTCTGTCCTGGAACTTATCGCTCGTGGCGTTAATATAG AGGCTATAAATTACCGGGGACAGACCGCGCTGCATGTCGCCGCCGCGAGCACGCAAGGCGTTCACTGTTTCGATATACTTATACGGGCGGGCTTGAAGATAAACGTGTACTCGGAAGACGGTCGTACACCGTTGCACATGACTGCTATTCACGGAAGATTTACACGATCCAAAACGTTACTGGACGTAGGAGCCTTCCCTGATGCGAAGGACAAAAATGGGAATACGGCTTTGCACATTGCGGCCTG GTACGGTTACGAGTGTCTGGTAACAACCCTGCTGGAATACTCTGCGTCTCCGGCGACACGGAACGCGCAACAGCGGACTCCCTTACATCTGAGTTGCTTGGCAGGACACATCGAA GTTTGTAGGAAGCTCTTGCAGGTTGACAGTAAGCGAATTGATGCGCGAGACATCGGTGGCAGGACTGCTCTACATTTAGCAGCGTTTAAA GGTTCGGTAGATTGTTTGGATCTGCTGTTATCCAACGGTGCGAATTTTCGTCTAGCCGACAACGATAATCGACTAGCTCTTCATCACGCCGCAAGCCAGGGTCACTATCCGTGCGTCTTCACTCTGGTTGGCTTCGGTAGTGACTCGAACGCTCAGGACGTGAACGGTGCCACGCCTTTGCACCTGGCCGCAGCGGCGTCGAATTCCAACGCTCTGTGCGTGCAATACTTGCTGCAGCACAGAGCGGATCCGCGTTTACGCGATAAACGCGGCTTCACCGCGATCCACTACGCGGTGGCGGGCGGCAATCAAGCTGCGCTGGAGGCGCTTCTAAACGCGTCGTCGCCAGGAAATCAGACCGCGTCGGTCGGCTCTTCGGCCGGGCAGGAGCAACCCTTACCGGCGCTCACTCCGATACACCTGGCGGCATACCATGGCCATAGCGAGATCTTAAGGCTGCTGTTACCTCTGTTCCCAAACACAAATATACAAGAAGACAGTGGGAAAACGCCGCTGGATCTGGCTGCCTACGAAGGACACAAACAGTGTATCGAGCTCTTGTTGCAAGCCGGCGCTTTGGTGTCGGTACAGGATTCCGTCACGAAACGTACACCTATACACTGCGCCGCTGCAATGGGTCATGCCGATTGCCTAGCCCTTCTCCTGCAAAACGCGGACGATCCCGATGTAGTGAATTGCTACGACGCCAAGCAACGTACTGCCTTAGCACTGGCAGTGGCAAACAATCACTCGGAGTGCGCGATACTATTGTTGAAACACAAAGCCGACTGCAATTTACCGGACATCAACAAGCACACGCCGTTATTTAGGACGGTAATTAACGAGCGCGATAATCAGTTGGTGAAGCTGTTACTGAAATATGGAGCGCGAGTGGCTGTGCAAGACGTGAACGGCAAAACGCCGTTGCACTTGGCAGCGGCTTGCGGACGGCTGTACGCCTTAGCGGCTCTCGTTAAAGCCGACCCAACAGCGGCCGCTTTGAAGGACGACCAAGGCTGCACGGTACTTCACTGGGCTTGTTACAATGGTAATTCAAATTGCGTGGAGTATCTTTTGAACTGCAACGTGTTCGACTCCTTAGAAG GTAGTCCATTCTCGGCGGTGCATTGCGCTGTATACCAGGGATCCGCGCATTGCTTGGAGCTATTGATCAACAAGTACGGCGGACAGGCGGTCGCTGCACCGAAGGATTCGTCATGTGGCCTGTTACCGCTGCACGTTGCAGCCAGTGCTGGATCGGTCGAGTGTGCGCGACTGATCTTGAGCTCCGTCGGCCCAGAACTGGCAGGTCTCGAGACACCCGATTACTTCGGACGGACGCCGCTTCTCTGCGCGGCCGTCAACGGACAGTCCAGTGCTATCG AATTACTGCTCGAGTGGAAAGCCAATGTACGTGCTGTCGATTCCAGTAAGAATACAGCGTTGCACTTAGCATGCCAAAGACGCCACTCCGCCGCGGCGGCACTGCTCCTCAGTTGGATCGAGTCGCTCGGCAGCTCGGACAACGACAAGGGCACgtcgcaacagcagcagcagcaacaatcGCAACAACAGCAGCGAACGGCCATCATCAACATGACCAATAAGCAGCAGAGGACGCCGCTGCATCTGGCGGCAAGAAATGGTCTTGTAACG ATTACGCGTCGATTACTGCAATTGGGTGCGAGTGTCGTTGCCGTCGACGCCGATGGGCTCACACCCGCGTTAGCCTGCGCTCCAAATCCGGCAGTGGCCAAGTGTCTAGCTACCATTCTTGCCGCACACGGTATGTAA
- the LOC105284910 gene encoding serine/threonine-protein phosphatase 6 regulatory ankyrin repeat subunit A isoform X1, protein MKEQEFEDEPPLLQAVFFGNVEKVRTLLSQQEDINWTDKEQRSLLHAAAYRGDIAVVETLLLHGATVNSKDKKWLTPLHIACGAGNYNIVDVLLKYKADANARDRNWQTPLHVAAANNSLQCVDLLIPHLLNINVTDRSGKTCLHHAAYNGHLEMVEWLTQFGCVVNASDKKDRRALHFAAYKGHEEVVKALIAKGAEVDVKDRDLYTPLHAAAASGYTECIHVLIEAGAYAEAMNVYGSTALHIACLNGHPGSVLELIARGVNIEAINYRGQTALHVAAASTQGVHCFDILIRAGLKINVYSEDGRTPLHMTAIHGRFTRSKTLLDVGAFPDAKDKNGNTALHIAAWYGYECLVTTLLEYSASPATRNAQQRTPLHLSCLAGHIEVCRKLLQVDSKRIDARDIGGRTALHLAAFKGSVDCLDLLLSNGANFRLADNDNRLALHHAASQGHYPCVFTLVGFGSDSNAQDVNGATPLHLAAAASNSNALCVQYLLQHRADPRLRDKRGFTAIHYAVAGGNQAALEALLNASSPGNQTASVGSSAGQEQPLPALTPIHLAAYHGHSEILRLLLPLFPNTNIQEDSGKTPLDLAAYEGHKQCIELLLQAGALVSVQDSVTKRTPIHCAAAMGHADCLALLLQNADDPDVVNCYDAKQRTALALAVANNHSECAILLLKHKADCNLPDINKHTPLFRTVINERDNQLVKLLLKYGARVAVQDVNGKTPLHLAAACGRLYALAALVKADPTAAALKDDQGCTVLHWACYNGNSNCVEYLLNCNVFDSLEGSPFSAVHCAVYQGSAHCLELLINKYGGQAVAAPKDSSCGLLPLHVAASAGSVECARLILSSVGPELAGLETPDYFGRTPLLCAAVNGQSSAIELLLEWKANVRAVDSSKNTALHLACQRRHSAAAALLLSWIESLGSSDNDKGTSQQQQQQQSQQQQRTAIINMTNKQQRTPLHLAARNGLVTITRRLLQLGASVVAVDADGLTPALACAPNPAVAKCLATILAAHGQNGETAQYSPSIQQTSEVYLNGRNGVDSQHSSDSEFY, encoded by the exons ATGAAGGAACAGGAATTCGAAGATGAG CCTCCTTTGTTACAAGCTGTATTCTTTGGAAATGTGGAGAAAGTTCGTACATTATTGTCACAACAGGAAGATATTAATTGGACAGACAAGGAGCAGCGTTCTCTCTTACATGCGGCAGCGTACAG AGGAGATATCGCCGTTGTCGAGACGCTCTTGTTGCATGGTGCAACAGTTAAtagtaaagataaaaaatggtTAACACCTTTGCACATAGCTTGTGGGGCAggcaattataatatagtagATGTCTTGTTGAAGTACAAGGCGGACGCGAATGCTCGAGATCGTAATTGGCAAACGCCGCTACACGTAGCGGCGGCGAATAATTCTCTACAATGCGTGGATCTTCTGATACcgcatttattaaatatcaatgtCACAGACAG GAGTGGTAAAACGTGTCTCCATCATGCTGCATACAACGGGCATCTCGAAATGGTCGAATGGCTAACGCAATTCGGTTGTGTCGTAAATGCTTCCGATAAGAAGGACCGAAGGGCTTTACATTTTGCGGCGTACAAAGGCCACGAGGAGGTTGTGAAAGCATTAATAGCCAAGGGCGCCGAGGTGGATGTTAAA GACCGAGATCTATATACTCCATTACATGCAGCAGCCGCTTCTGGTTATACAGAATGTATACATGTTTTGATCGAAGCTGGCGCGTACGCCGAGGCCATGAACGTGTACGGAAGCACGGCACTGCATATCGCCTGTTTGAATGGACATCCCGGTTCTGTCCTGGAACTTATCGCTCGTGGCGTTAATATAG AGGCTATAAATTACCGGGGACAGACCGCGCTGCATGTCGCCGCCGCGAGCACGCAAGGCGTTCACTGTTTCGATATACTTATACGGGCGGGCTTGAAGATAAACGTGTACTCGGAAGACGGTCGTACACCGTTGCACATGACTGCTATTCACGGAAGATTTACACGATCCAAAACGTTACTGGACGTAGGAGCCTTCCCTGATGCGAAGGACAAAAATGGGAATACGGCTTTGCACATTGCGGCCTG GTACGGTTACGAGTGTCTGGTAACAACCCTGCTGGAATACTCTGCGTCTCCGGCGACACGGAACGCGCAACAGCGGACTCCCTTACATCTGAGTTGCTTGGCAGGACACATCGAA GTTTGTAGGAAGCTCTTGCAGGTTGACAGTAAGCGAATTGATGCGCGAGACATCGGTGGCAGGACTGCTCTACATTTAGCAGCGTTTAAA GGTTCGGTAGATTGTTTGGATCTGCTGTTATCCAACGGTGCGAATTTTCGTCTAGCCGACAACGATAATCGACTAGCTCTTCATCACGCCGCAAGCCAGGGTCACTATCCGTGCGTCTTCACTCTGGTTGGCTTCGGTAGTGACTCGAACGCTCAGGACGTGAACGGTGCCACGCCTTTGCACCTGGCCGCAGCGGCGTCGAATTCCAACGCTCTGTGCGTGCAATACTTGCTGCAGCACAGAGCGGATCCGCGTTTACGCGATAAACGCGGCTTCACCGCGATCCACTACGCGGTGGCGGGCGGCAATCAAGCTGCGCTGGAGGCGCTTCTAAACGCGTCGTCGCCAGGAAATCAGACCGCGTCGGTCGGCTCTTCGGCCGGGCAGGAGCAACCCTTACCGGCGCTCACTCCGATACACCTGGCGGCATACCATGGCCATAGCGAGATCTTAAGGCTGCTGTTACCTCTGTTCCCAAACACAAATATACAAGAAGACAGTGGGAAAACGCCGCTGGATCTGGCTGCCTACGAAGGACACAAACAGTGTATCGAGCTCTTGTTGCAAGCCGGCGCTTTGGTGTCGGTACAGGATTCCGTCACGAAACGTACACCTATACACTGCGCCGCTGCAATGGGTCATGCCGATTGCCTAGCCCTTCTCCTGCAAAACGCGGACGATCCCGATGTAGTGAATTGCTACGACGCCAAGCAACGTACTGCCTTAGCACTGGCAGTGGCAAACAATCACTCGGAGTGCGCGATACTATTGTTGAAACACAAAGCCGACTGCAATTTACCGGACATCAACAAGCACACGCCGTTATTTAGGACGGTAATTAACGAGCGCGATAATCAGTTGGTGAAGCTGTTACTGAAATATGGAGCGCGAGTGGCTGTGCAAGACGTGAACGGCAAAACGCCGTTGCACTTGGCAGCGGCTTGCGGACGGCTGTACGCCTTAGCGGCTCTCGTTAAAGCCGACCCAACAGCGGCCGCTTTGAAGGACGACCAAGGCTGCACGGTACTTCACTGGGCTTGTTACAATGGTAATTCAAATTGCGTGGAGTATCTTTTGAACTGCAACGTGTTCGACTCCTTAGAAG GTAGTCCATTCTCGGCGGTGCATTGCGCTGTATACCAGGGATCCGCGCATTGCTTGGAGCTATTGATCAACAAGTACGGCGGACAGGCGGTCGCTGCACCGAAGGATTCGTCATGTGGCCTGTTACCGCTGCACGTTGCAGCCAGTGCTGGATCGGTCGAGTGTGCGCGACTGATCTTGAGCTCCGTCGGCCCAGAACTGGCAGGTCTCGAGACACCCGATTACTTCGGACGGACGCCGCTTCTCTGCGCGGCCGTCAACGGACAGTCCAGTGCTATCG AATTACTGCTCGAGTGGAAAGCCAATGTACGTGCTGTCGATTCCAGTAAGAATACAGCGTTGCACTTAGCATGCCAAAGACGCCACTCCGCCGCGGCGGCACTGCTCCTCAGTTGGATCGAGTCGCTCGGCAGCTCGGACAACGACAAGGGCACgtcgcaacagcagcagcagcaacaatcGCAACAACAGCAGCGAACGGCCATCATCAACATGACCAATAAGCAGCAGAGGACGCCGCTGCATCTGGCGGCAAGAAATGGTCTTGTAACG ATTACGCGTCGATTACTGCAATTGGGTGCGAGTGTCGTTGCCGTCGACGCCGATGGGCTCACACCCGCGTTAGCCTGCGCTCCAAATCCGGCAGTGGCCAAGTGTCTAGCTACCATTCTTGCCGCACACG GTCAAAATGGGGAAACTGCACAGTACTCGCCATCGATTCAGCAAACATCGGAAGTCTACCTGAACGGCCGAAATGGTGTGGACTCGCAGCACAGCTCTGATTCAGAGTTTTACTGA